The following coding sequences are from one Humulus lupulus chromosome X, drHumLupu1.1, whole genome shotgun sequence window:
- the LOC133803773 gene encoding carotenoid 9,10(9',10')-cleavage dioxygenase-like isoform X3 — protein MNMIIGAIKEKLEHFRTELYELRFNLKTGLASQRKLSASAVEFPRINESYTTRKHRYVYGTRLDSIAIGCRVLKC, from the exons ATGAATATGATCATTGGGGCAATCAAAGAAAAGCTTGAACATTTCAGAACTGAGTT GTATGAGTTGAGATTCAACTTGAAAACTGGTTTAGCCTCCCAGCGTAAGCTCTCAGCATCAGCTGTAGAATTTCCTAGGATAAATGAGAGCTACACTACCAG GAAGCATAGATATGTGTATGGAACCAGACTGGACAGCATTGCAATTGGCTGCAGAGTTCTGAAATGTTAA
- the LOC133806390 gene encoding uncharacterized protein LOC133806390 gives MWHLGQNIKTKFSGKGLKKLFEKTEKAYRVSEFTKLFAEISTKKPSLATYLKNASFESWSRCHFHGNRYNIMATNNSESLNQVFREAREWPIIPLLEEIITTLSRWFYERRTNANSCPTPLTVDAEDIMRQRYEQSRYMRVTPINLSEFHVKGEPLDGLVNIEEHSCTCREFDIDKITCIHGIAAAMHRGVDVYSLCSKFYTTEFWRMAYAESIYPLPPEIEWLHPEEVKSQVVIKPVKLIPPGRPKNKRIPSRGEFPKEKSNSVPESSSKKVKGKVSDVDGGKKQRKCSNCGCYGHNKTTCKK, from the coding sequence ATGTGGCATCTTGGACAAAATATAAAGACAAAATTTAGTGGTAAAGGTTTGAAAAAGTTGTTTGAGAAGACGGAAAAAGCGTACAGAGTTTCAGAGTTCACAAAGTTATTTGCTGAGATTTCTACAAAAAAACCAAGTCTGGCAACATACCTGAAGAATGCATCTTTTGAAAGCTGGTCCAGATGTCATTTCCATGGTAATCGATACAACATCATGGCCACCAACAATTCTGAGTCATTGAACCAAGTTTTTAGAGAAGCTCGAGAATGGCCCATCATTCCTTTATTGGAGGAAATTATCACTACACTCTCCAGATGGTTCTATGAGAGAAGAACAAATGCAAATTCTTGTCCAACACCACTTACAGTTGACGCAGAAGATATAATGAGACAAAGATACGAACAATCAAGGTACATGAGAGTTACACCCATAAATCTAAGTGAGTTCCATGTTAAAGGTGAGCCACTAGACGGTTTAGTTAATATTGAGGAACATTCTTGTACATGTCGAGAGTTTGACATTGAtaagattacatgtattcatggCATCGCTGCAGCAATGCATCGTGGAGTAGATGTTTATAGTCTATGCTCAAAATTCTACACGACTGAATTTTGGAGGATGGCTTATGCAGAATCTATTTACCCTTTACCACCTGAAATAGAATGGCTTCATCCAGAAGAGGTTAAGTCTCAAGTCGTTATCAAACCAGTTAAGTTAATTCCCCCAGGGAGACCAAAGAATAAACGAATTCCTTCGAGAGGAGAGTTTCCAAAGGAGAAGAGTAATTCTGTACCTGAATCGTCATCAAAGAAAGTAAAGGGTAAGGTTTCTGATGTTGATGGGGGAAAAAAGCAACGGAAGTGTTCCAATTGTGGATGTTATGGGCATAACAAAACCACATGCAAGAAGTGA
- the LOC133803773 gene encoding uncharacterized protein LOC133803773 isoform X1, whose protein sequence is MFFLCVDLKPPLFSTCFVEGDRLWNYQTRCLIFRQMSLKNIVILCDGMWKKNEDSWKWISNGSRSRSSLMMTMMTTMTTTTTKMMMMMMMMMRGKETILMMVLLSDHCNERSHVNSTPSSNATSIDEDVFCVGQYFVDKKELKMKVHMLAIRRNFEFKVKKSNKKLVVLVCVDPNCKWRIRATKTYATSLFVIRKHCNEHTCSLEMRQNHHRQETCSIIGEHLKARYEGVKKGPNPAQIVNEMNKNLGVKCSYWKAWKVRKCAHELIRGSAANSYPKLPSYLYMVQKSNPVTYTRLIVDEEQKFKYLFLSLGVSIRGFRYMRKVIYIDGTHLKNQFGGNLLIAIAQDGNFQIYPLAFGIVDSENDASWN, encoded by the exons ATGTTCTTCCTGTGTGTGGATTTAAAACCACCTCTTTTCTCCACATGTTTTGTTGAAGGAG ACAGGTTGTGGAATTATCAGACAAGATGTTTAATTTTCAGACAG atgtctttaaaaaatattgtaatattatgtgatggaatgtggaaaaagaatgaggactcgtggaaatggatttcaaatggctcacgatcaagatcaagtttg ATGATGACGATGATGACAACGATGACGACAACGACAacgaagatgatgatgatgatgatgatgatgatgaggggTAAAGAAACAATATTAATGATGGTTTTGTTGAG TGATCATTGTAATGAAAGAAGTCATGTTAATAGTACACCAAGCTCAAATGCAACAAGTATTGATGAAGATGTTTTTTGTGTTGGTCAATATTTTGTGGATAAgaaagagttgaagatgaaaGTACACATGCTTGCTATACGACGAAACTTTGAATTCAAAGTGAAAAAATCAAATAAGAAATTAGTGGTTTTGGTTTGTGTTGACCCCAATTGTAAGTGGAGAATTCGTGCGACAAAGACATATGCAACAAGTTTGTTTGTTATTCGCAAGCATTGTAATGAACACACTTGTTCTTTAGAAATGCGACAAAATCATCATCGGCAAGAAACTTGTTCTATTATTGGAGAGCACTTGAAAGCGAGATATGAAGGTGTGAAAAAAGGTCCAAATCCAGCACAAATAGTTAATGAGATGAACAAGAATCTTGGTGTAAAGTGTAGTTATTGGAAGGCATGGAAGGTAAGAAAGTGCGCACATGAACTTATAAGGGGTTCAGCGGCAAACAGTTATCCAAAACTCCCCTCTTACTTGtacatggtccaaaagtctaATCCTGTTACGTACACTAGATTAATTGTTGATGAAGAACAgaaattcaaatatttatttttgtcttTGGGAGTATCCATTAGAGGTTTTCGTTACATGAGAAAAGTTATATATATTGATGGAACTCATTTGAAAAACCAATTTGGAGGAAATTTACTCATTGCAATTGCACAAGATGGAAATTTTCAAATTTATCCTCTTGCTTTTGGTATTGTTGATTCTGAGAATGATGCATCTTGGAATTGA
- the LOC133803773 gene encoding uncharacterized protein LOC133803773 isoform X2 produces the protein MSLKNIVILCDGMWKKNEDSWKWISNGSRSRSSLMMTMMTTMTTTTTKMMMMMMMMMRGKETILMMVLLSDHCNERSHVNSTPSSNATSIDEDVFCVGQYFVDKKELKMKVHMLAIRRNFEFKVKKSNKKLVVLVCVDPNCKWRIRATKTYATSLFVIRKHCNEHTCSLEMRQNHHRQETCSIIGEHLKARYEGVKKGPNPAQIVNEMNKNLGVKCSYWKAWKVRKCAHELIRGSAANSYPKLPSYLYMVQKSNPVTYTRLIVDEEQKFKYLFLSLGVSIRGFRYMRKVIYIDGTHLKNQFGGNLLIAIAQDGNFQIYPLAFGIVDSENDASWN, from the exons atgtctttaaaaaatattgtaatattatgtgatggaatgtggaaaaagaatgaggactcgtggaaatggatttcaaatggctcacgatcaagatcaagtttg ATGATGACGATGATGACAACGATGACGACAACGACAacgaagatgatgatgatgatgatgatgatgatgaggggTAAAGAAACAATATTAATGATGGTTTTGTTGAG TGATCATTGTAATGAAAGAAGTCATGTTAATAGTACACCAAGCTCAAATGCAACAAGTATTGATGAAGATGTTTTTTGTGTTGGTCAATATTTTGTGGATAAgaaagagttgaagatgaaaGTACACATGCTTGCTATACGACGAAACTTTGAATTCAAAGTGAAAAAATCAAATAAGAAATTAGTGGTTTTGGTTTGTGTTGACCCCAATTGTAAGTGGAGAATTCGTGCGACAAAGACATATGCAACAAGTTTGTTTGTTATTCGCAAGCATTGTAATGAACACACTTGTTCTTTAGAAATGCGACAAAATCATCATCGGCAAGAAACTTGTTCTATTATTGGAGAGCACTTGAAAGCGAGATATGAAGGTGTGAAAAAAGGTCCAAATCCAGCACAAATAGTTAATGAGATGAACAAGAATCTTGGTGTAAAGTGTAGTTATTGGAAGGCATGGAAGGTAAGAAAGTGCGCACATGAACTTATAAGGGGTTCAGCGGCAAACAGTTATCCAAAACTCCCCTCTTACTTGtacatggtccaaaagtctaATCCTGTTACGTACACTAGATTAATTGTTGATGAAGAACAgaaattcaaatatttatttttgtcttTGGGAGTATCCATTAGAGGTTTTCGTTACATGAGAAAAGTTATATATATTGATGGAACTCATTTGAAAAACCAATTTGGAGGAAATTTACTCATTGCAATTGCACAAGATGGAAATTTTCAAATTTATCCTCTTGCTTTTGGTATTGTTGATTCTGAGAATGATGCATCTTGGAATTGA